A section of the Pseudomonas prosekii genome encodes:
- a CDS encoding VRR-NUC domain-containing protein, whose translation MNPAAMRLFKTKPVRAKSIDREGLEQAALIAELRARMPAVADLIYHVPNGGHRHKAVAAKLKQQGVVAGIPDLVLTMARGGYFGLYIEFKATPPNDAAISASQHERIRKLNEQGYLAVVCRGHFDAMEQIRAYLRLAPTVVAA comes from the coding sequence ATGAATCCCGCAGCCATGCGACTGTTCAAGACGAAGCCGGTTCGCGCCAAGTCCATCGACCGCGAAGGCCTTGAGCAGGCAGCGCTGATTGCCGAACTCCGCGCGCGGATGCCGGCCGTCGCCGACCTGATCTATCACGTCCCAAACGGCGGGCACCGGCACAAGGCAGTAGCCGCGAAACTGAAGCAGCAGGGCGTGGTGGCCGGCATCCCTGACTTGGTGCTGACGATGGCGCGCGGCGGGTACTTCGGCTTGTACATCGAGTTCAAGGCCACGCCGCCGAACGATGCTGCCATCTCGGCCAGCCAACACGAGCGCATTCGCAAACTCAACGAGCAGGGTTATCTCGCCGTGGTTTGCCGTGGCCACTTCGATGCGATGGAGCAGATTCGCGCTTATCTCCGGCTCGCTCCTACAGTGGTGGCTGCATGA
- a CDS encoding head-tail connector protein, translating to MSVISIELAMKHLLAEPEDQDLVQSQLDGAEDAAMAYLQRSFFVDQASLDAARLQVPAARNAARIKYDAALAAAAVTEDQLLRCEALADAKFSFSEALDAATRAARGIVINPSIQSACLLKLGHLFANREEVVTGTIATELPQASKALLTPYRVGMGV from the coding sequence ATGAGCGTGATCAGCATCGAATTGGCGATGAAGCACCTTTTGGCCGAACCGGAGGATCAGGATCTCGTCCAGTCGCAACTGGATGGGGCCGAAGATGCAGCGATGGCCTATCTCCAGCGCTCGTTTTTTGTTGATCAGGCTTCCCTTGATGCTGCTCGCTTGCAAGTGCCCGCAGCACGGAACGCTGCTCGAATCAAATATGACGCTGCCTTGGCCGCTGCCGCTGTGACCGAGGATCAGCTCCTGCGGTGCGAAGCGCTAGCCGACGCTAAGTTTTCTTTTTCGGAGGCCCTGGACGCCGCAACGCGAGCCGCCCGGGGAATCGTGATCAACCCCAGCATTCAGTCCGCCTGCCTCTTGAAGCTCGGCCATCTATTCGCCAACCGTGAAGAGGTAGTCACCGGCACAATTGCCACCGAACTGCCCCAGGCTTCCAAAGCTCTGTTGACGCCGTATCGCGTCGGGATGGGTGTCTGA
- a CDS encoding terminase large subunit: MTKSAHPNVDKATAWGRSLLRGKVPACRYIHQAVQRHFDDLAASRKRGFRFKFDPIKAEKKLKLMQLLPHTKGEWAFKRQLISLEPWQLFGLAVTFGWVKKKGGHRRFRESYWEVPRKNGKSVVAGGVGISMFVADGEFGAEVYAGATTEKQAWEVFRPAKLMVSKSPMLIQAAGIEVNASNMNIPSDFSRFEPLIGNPGDGASPSCAIVDEYHEHPTSAQYDTMLTGMGARRQPLMFIITTAGADIEGPCYDKRRQVVEMLAGTVPDEELFGWIWTLDEGDDWTDPKMLAKANPNHGVSVFQEYLESQQARAIRSARFANTFKTKHLNLWVSAKSGFFNMEDWRSCEDTTLTLEQFEGQEWIAGFDLARKLDMNSRARLFWRVVDGKTHYYSVAPKFWVPYDTAYDSDNKRMSERFQAWINSKHLDITDGAEIDYREIFEDTKEANHQAPVRECPIDPHGATGLSHDLDDEGFSPITITQNYTNMSDPMKELEAAITAGRFHHDGHPIMTWCIANVIGKNMPGNDDVVRPIKQGDDNKIDGAVALIMAIGRALILANDNSGNISDFFSKPIIVG; the protein is encoded by the coding sequence ATGACCAAATCTGCCCACCCCAACGTCGACAAAGCGACGGCCTGGGGTCGGTCATTGCTTCGCGGGAAGGTTCCGGCGTGCCGCTACATCCACCAGGCAGTACAGCGTCACTTCGACGACCTGGCCGCCAGCCGCAAACGCGGCTTCCGTTTCAAGTTTGACCCGATCAAGGCGGAGAAGAAGCTGAAGCTGATGCAGCTCCTGCCGCATACAAAGGGCGAGTGGGCATTCAAGCGTCAGCTGATCAGCCTTGAGCCTTGGCAATTGTTCGGCCTGGCCGTCACGTTTGGCTGGGTCAAAAAGAAAGGCGGCCACCGCCGGTTCCGTGAAAGCTATTGGGAAGTGCCTCGGAAGAACGGCAAATCCGTTGTCGCGGGCGGCGTGGGCATCAGCATGTTCGTTGCCGACGGCGAGTTCGGCGCCGAAGTGTATGCCGGGGCGACCACGGAGAAACAGGCGTGGGAAGTTTTCCGCCCGGCCAAGCTGATGGTGAGCAAGTCGCCCATGCTGATCCAGGCCGCGGGCATCGAGGTCAACGCTTCGAACATGAACATCCCGTCCGACTTCAGTCGCTTCGAACCACTGATTGGCAACCCTGGCGACGGCGCATCACCCAGCTGCGCGATCGTCGACGAATACCACGAACACCCAACGTCGGCCCAGTACGACACCATGCTCACCGGTATGGGTGCCCGCCGGCAGCCGCTGATGTTCATCATCACCACCGCCGGCGCCGATATCGAAGGGCCTTGCTACGACAAACGGCGCCAGGTCGTGGAGATGCTGGCCGGCACCGTGCCTGACGAAGAGTTGTTCGGCTGGATCTGGACCCTCGATGAGGGTGATGACTGGACCGATCCAAAGATGCTGGCGAAGGCCAACCCGAATCATGGTGTTTCAGTATTCCAAGAGTACCTAGAGAGCCAGCAGGCCAGGGCAATACGCTCGGCTCGCTTCGCGAATACGTTCAAAACGAAGCACCTGAACCTCTGGGTTAGCGCTAAATCCGGCTTCTTCAACATGGAGGACTGGAGATCGTGCGAAGACACCACGCTCACACTCGAGCAGTTCGAGGGGCAGGAGTGGATCGCAGGCTTCGACTTGGCTCGCAAGCTGGACATGAACTCACGGGCGCGTCTGTTCTGGCGTGTCGTAGATGGTAAGACCCACTACTACAGCGTGGCTCCGAAGTTCTGGGTTCCATATGACACCGCGTACGACAGCGACAACAAACGCATGTCCGAACGGTTCCAAGCCTGGATCAATTCAAAGCACCTAGACATAACCGACGGCGCCGAGATTGATTACCGCGAAATCTTCGAAGACACCAAAGAAGCAAATCATCAAGCCCCCGTCCGGGAGTGCCCAATTGACCCACACGGCGCAACCGGTCTCAGTCACGATCTTGACGACGAAGGTTTCAGCCCGATAACGATCACGCAGAACTACACCAACATGTCCGACCCCATGAAGGAGCTCGAGGCGGCTATCACAGCCGGCAGGTTCCATCACGATGGGCATCCAATCATGACGTGGTGTATCGCCAACGTGATCGGCAAGAACATGCCTGGAAACGACGATGTCGTGCGGCCCATAAAGCAGGGTGACGACAACAAGATCGACGGTGCCGTCGCGCTGATCATGGCTATCGGAAGGGCGCTAATTCTGGCCAACGACAACAGCGGCAACATCAGCGACTTCTTTTCAAAACCAATCATTGTTGGATAA
- a CDS encoding HNH endonuclease — translation MPLRPQKPCNAQGCNTLTRNPRYCDEHAHLLKSMARAKPRESSTKRNYNYKWQQARAGFLAKYPLCRHCSARGLVVVATDVDHIIPHKNDMALFWDKTNWQSLCGPCHSAKTAAEDGGFGNARR, via the coding sequence ATGCCGCTGAGGCCGCAGAAGCCATGCAACGCACAGGGCTGCAACACGCTCACGCGTAACCCACGCTACTGTGATGAGCACGCTCACCTACTGAAGAGCATGGCGCGGGCCAAGCCTCGGGAGAGCAGCACGAAGCGTAACTACAACTACAAGTGGCAGCAGGCCCGCGCTGGCTTCCTCGCCAAGTACCCGCTTTGCCGGCATTGCTCAGCGCGTGGGCTGGTGGTTGTGGCAACCGACGTCGACCACATCATCCCGCACAAGAACGATATGGCCCTGTTCTGGGACAAGACCAACTGGCAAAGCCTTTGCGGTCCGTGCCACTCGGCCAAGACGGCCGCCGAAGACGGTGGATTCGGCAATGCGCGGCGCTGA
- a CDS encoding nuclease domain-containing protein produces the protein MKVTSKKLRASANGQDCTVRLPGVCNFNPATTVLAHLPCGQKGMGMKGFDTVAVYACCACHDVIDGRGAGDVDWQDMPRAIAETHEALIRAGILTVKGAT, from the coding sequence ATGAAGGTGACGTCAAAGAAACTCCGCGCCTCGGCGAACGGCCAAGACTGCACGGTCCGCCTGCCTGGCGTCTGCAACTTCAACCCAGCCACCACCGTGCTCGCGCATCTACCTTGCGGCCAGAAGGGCATGGGCATGAAGGGCTTCGACACTGTCGCGGTTTATGCCTGCTGCGCATGCCATGACGTCATCGACGGTCGCGGCGCCGGCGACGTGGATTGGCAGGACATGCCGCGCGCGATCGCCGAAACACATGAGGCCTTGATCCGGGCCGGAATTCTGACCGTAAAGGGGGCAACATGA
- a CDS encoding phage terminase small subunit P27 family: MGGTATVAGRGRKPKPTAKKALAGNPGKRALNTAEPQFSKITQIDPPEWFSPRAATMWKMIVPELLRENVVAITDLHNVEAFCSAYDNWRMAQESIKEHGIVVSGATGGPMKNPALTAANETMRQMVTFGSMLGLDPASRTRLIGGNKEKETNEFAKLLSS, translated from the coding sequence ATGGGAGGCACCGCCACGGTCGCCGGCCGTGGTCGCAAACCCAAGCCAACGGCCAAGAAAGCATTGGCTGGAAACCCTGGCAAGCGTGCGCTGAACACTGCCGAGCCCCAGTTTTCCAAGATCACCCAGATAGACCCGCCGGAGTGGTTCAGCCCTCGGGCCGCCACCATGTGGAAAATGATTGTTCCCGAGCTGCTGCGCGAAAACGTAGTCGCGATCACCGATCTGCATAACGTCGAAGCATTCTGCTCCGCCTATGACAACTGGCGAATGGCTCAGGAGTCGATCAAGGAGCACGGCATCGTCGTGTCCGGTGCCACTGGCGGCCCGATGAAAAATCCTGCGTTGACCGCTGCCAACGAGACGATGCGCCAGATGGTGACATTCGGCTCGATGCTGGGTTTGGACCCGGCCAGCCGCACGCGCCTGATTGGTGGCAATAAGGAGAAAGAAACCAACGAATTCGCCAAACTACTGAGTAGCTGA
- a CDS encoding DUF3310 domain-containing protein, with the protein MSALEKQVSGGHYKSLKIQPIEYIHANGIPFAEGSVIKYVTRWRDKGGIADLEKAKHFLELLIELEQASAPE; encoded by the coding sequence ATGAGCGCACTCGAAAAGCAGGTATCGGGCGGCCATTACAAGTCGCTGAAGATTCAGCCGATTGAATACATCCACGCCAACGGCATCCCGTTCGCTGAGGGTAGTGTCATCAAGTATGTGACGCGGTGGCGAGACAAGGGCGGTATCGCCGATTTGGAGAAGGCAAAGCACTTCCTCGAGCTGTTGATCGAGCTTGAGCAGGCGAGCGCGCCGGAATGA
- a CDS encoding phage holin, lambda family yields the protein MPAMPDKPDTWAKFLEALSNPLWQGAIMAVTVSLLRIMYDAKETSKRRIFFESLICGALSLVASSLIEWMAWPPSLSVAAGGTIGFLGVTAIRELVTRFLGRKADAA from the coding sequence ATGCCGGCCATGCCTGATAAGCCAGACACGTGGGCCAAGTTCTTGGAGGCCTTGAGCAATCCGCTATGGCAGGGCGCAATCATGGCCGTCACCGTCTCCCTACTGCGCATCATGTATGACGCAAAAGAAACCAGTAAGCGTCGAATCTTCTTCGAGTCGCTGATCTGTGGAGCGCTGAGCCTGGTTGCGTCGAGCCTCATCGAGTGGATGGCCTGGCCTCCTAGCCTTTCAGTTGCCGCCGGCGGAACGATCGGTTTCCTTGGCGTTACAGCGATACGCGAACTGGTGACCCGGTTCCTCGGTCGCAAGGCGGATGCCGCATGA
- a CDS encoding phage portal protein: MNKPLKSVLRQALFKSAEPGLVKSSLAGWVGRRIGLGDAAFWNGYYGTDSASGKTVSQQTALQLSTVWACVRLIAETLATLPIALYEDKNGVPEVATSHPVHRVISQQPNADQTPVEFWECVVASLLLSGNSFNEPHLVGRDLSSLEFILPQSVSPPRRTSSGAIEYRFIDSEGKPHTLFDEQMMHTRGFGTDPMFGLSPVAMGRNVFGAAMAADESASKMFANGMKLGGVLSTDQILNKAQREDIREDMAAKFAGAVNTGKTMVLEAGMKYQQVSMSPEDAQMLQTRAFNVEEICRWFRVPPWMVGHTSNSTSWGTGMEQQMLGFLSFTLLPWMKRIEQSINRRLLRPEERRRFYAKFNPEGLLRADSAARAAFYSSMTQNGIYTRDECRIKENLAPKGGNAEQLTVQSNMLPIDKLGGDAGDAQQARSALIDWLNDKPKGNSE, encoded by the coding sequence GTGAATAAACCTCTCAAGTCAGTATTGCGGCAGGCGCTGTTCAAATCGGCAGAGCCTGGGTTGGTCAAATCTTCTTTGGCGGGTTGGGTTGGACGGCGTATTGGTCTCGGTGATGCAGCCTTTTGGAACGGCTACTACGGCACCGATTCGGCATCCGGCAAAACGGTGAGCCAGCAGACAGCGCTTCAGCTGTCGACGGTGTGGGCCTGCGTTCGGCTCATTGCCGAAACGTTGGCCACTCTCCCGATCGCGCTTTACGAAGATAAAAACGGCGTGCCCGAGGTCGCCACTTCTCACCCGGTACACCGTGTCATCAGCCAGCAGCCGAACGCCGACCAAACCCCTGTGGAGTTCTGGGAATGCGTGGTGGCCAGCTTGCTGCTCAGCGGCAACAGTTTCAATGAGCCCCATTTGGTCGGACGCGATCTTTCTTCGCTGGAGTTCATTCTCCCGCAGTCGGTTTCTCCGCCTCGGCGCACGAGCAGCGGCGCTATCGAATATCGGTTCATCGACAGCGAGGGCAAGCCTCACACGCTGTTTGATGAGCAAATGATGCACACGCGGGGGTTCGGTACGGACCCCATGTTCGGGTTGAGCCCGGTTGCTATGGGTCGCAATGTATTCGGCGCTGCGATGGCTGCCGATGAGTCGGCCAGCAAGATGTTCGCCAATGGGATGAAGCTCGGCGGCGTTCTATCGACCGATCAGATTCTCAACAAAGCACAGCGAGAAGACATCCGTGAGGACATGGCGGCCAAGTTCGCCGGTGCCGTGAACACCGGAAAGACGATGGTTCTGGAAGCGGGGATGAAATATCAGCAGGTGTCGATGAGCCCTGAAGATGCCCAAATGCTGCAAACCCGGGCCTTCAACGTCGAAGAAATCTGCCGGTGGTTTCGTGTTCCGCCTTGGATGGTCGGCCACACATCGAACAGCACCAGCTGGGGCACGGGCATGGAGCAGCAAATGCTCGGGTTCCTGAGCTTCACGCTGTTGCCTTGGATGAAGCGCATCGAGCAGAGCATTAATCGGCGTCTGCTGCGCCCCGAAGAGCGCCGCCGGTTCTACGCCAAGTTCAACCCAGAAGGCTTACTTCGTGCCGATAGCGCTGCTCGCGCCGCCTTCTACAGCTCGATGACCCAGAACGGCATCTACACCCGCGACGAGTGCCGGATTAAAGAGAACCTCGCGCCCAAAGGCGGCAACGCCGAACAGCTCACAGTTCAATCAAACATGCTGCCGATCGACAAGCTCGGCGGCGATGCCGGCGATGCCCAGCAGGCGCGTTCAGCGTTGATTGATTGGCTCAACGACAAGCCAAAAGGTAATTCTGAATGA
- a CDS encoding antiterminator Q family protein gives MAFTPTFKERTAEDLLEHWGRWVVLGSGVSCCASRENTILSPMITDDDALMIDGLMGRLLKRYPECGQVLMRYYTSRDTSLMEVGKKMKFGEEKTRQLWKAGVAWIDGALDIRREAA, from the coding sequence ATGGCATTCACACCGACATTTAAAGAGCGTACCGCCGAGGATCTGCTGGAGCATTGGGGCCGCTGGGTTGTCCTGGGCTCCGGAGTTTCCTGCTGTGCGTCTCGCGAGAACACGATCCTTTCACCGATGATCACCGACGACGACGCGCTGATGATCGATGGCTTGATGGGCCGGCTGCTCAAGCGCTACCCGGAATGCGGCCAAGTGCTCATGCGGTACTACACCAGTCGAGACACCTCGCTCATGGAGGTTGGCAAGAAAATGAAGTTTGGCGAGGAGAAGACTCGGCAGCTCTGGAAGGCTGGAGTTGCGTGGATTGATGGAGCTCTCGATATTCGTCGCGAAGCCGCTTGA
- a CDS encoding phage major capsid protein, translated as MHNAMSNQARAEDRQMHRKEHADDKIQLKAVNDLLDQRDQEIKAFAEKANKEIKEHGTILTETKTILDGLVKDGLDLQDRFQDIEQKLARRFAANDPSEQKSVGEQLSDSDDYQALTTKGRGIARLNLKAVTNITSATTGTGGVGVGIQPTRVAGIITDPERQFTIRDLIMPGRTASNAVEFVQETGFQNMAAPQAGEGALKAQSDLSFGMVTTTVKTIAHWFKASKQVLSDIPLLQSYINGRAIYGLKYKEEEQILAGDGTGQNLLGLIPQATTFNEALRKAGDTKIDTLRRAILQVRVAEYRASAIALNPVDWADIELTKDSTGSYIWVNVQEGGVQRLWKLPVVDSNAVPEGEFLVGAMNIAAQVFDREDAAVEVSTEDGDNFRTNMVTIRAEERLALAVYRPESFVHGEFEDPTP; from the coding sequence ATGCATAACGCCATGAGCAACCAGGCTCGCGCCGAAGACCGTCAGATGCACCGCAAGGAGCATGCGGACGACAAGATCCAGCTGAAAGCAGTGAATGATCTGCTTGATCAGCGCGACCAGGAAATCAAGGCTTTCGCCGAGAAAGCCAACAAGGAAATCAAAGAGCACGGCACCATCCTGACTGAGACCAAAACCATTCTGGATGGCCTGGTGAAGGACGGCCTCGACCTGCAGGATCGCTTCCAAGACATCGAGCAAAAGCTGGCTCGCCGCTTCGCCGCGAACGATCCGAGTGAACAAAAGTCCGTCGGTGAACAGTTGTCGGATTCGGACGACTATCAGGCACTGACCACGAAAGGCCGCGGTATTGCGCGCCTGAACCTGAAGGCTGTCACCAACATTACCAGCGCTACCACTGGCACTGGGGGCGTCGGTGTGGGCATTCAGCCAACCCGCGTGGCCGGGATCATCACCGACCCTGAGCGTCAGTTCACGATCCGTGATCTGATCATGCCTGGCCGAACCGCTTCCAACGCGGTTGAGTTCGTGCAAGAGACCGGCTTCCAGAACATGGCAGCACCTCAGGCAGGCGAGGGCGCGCTGAAGGCCCAGTCCGATCTGTCGTTTGGCATGGTCACTACCACTGTTAAAACCATCGCTCACTGGTTCAAAGCATCGAAGCAGGTCCTGTCGGACATCCCGTTGCTGCAAAGCTACATCAACGGCCGCGCAATCTACGGCCTGAAGTACAAAGAAGAAGAGCAGATCCTCGCTGGTGACGGCACCGGTCAGAACCTGTTGGGCCTGATCCCGCAAGCCACCACTTTCAACGAAGCACTGCGCAAGGCCGGTGACACCAAGATCGACACCCTGCGCCGCGCGATCCTGCAAGTGCGGGTCGCTGAATACCGCGCTTCGGCCATCGCGCTGAACCCGGTCGACTGGGCAGATATCGAGCTGACCAAGGACAGCACCGGCTCCTACATCTGGGTCAACGTCCAAGAAGGCGGCGTCCAGCGTCTCTGGAAGTTGCCAGTTGTGGACAGCAACGCGGTACCCGAAGGCGAGTTCCTGGTGGGCGCAATGAACATCGCTGCCCAGGTGTTCGACCGCGAAGACGCTGCTGTCGAGGTTTCGACCGAAGACGGCGACAACTTCCGCACCAACATGGTCACCATCCGTGCCGAAGAGCGCCTGGCGCTGGCGGTGTACCGTCCTGAATCGTTCGTGCACGGCGAGTTCGAAGACCCAACGCCTTAA
- a CDS encoding HK97 family phage prohead protease: MNRKDQSVAVKYRSFDYDVKAVSDDGLFSGYGSVFGVIDSYNEVVAPGAFLESIADLKAKSRSLPVLWQHRTAEPIGSWSMDTLKEDTKGLFGDGELWLADAPYARIAMRGMKSRSITGLSIGYYVRESSFDEKTRIRTLTKLDLVEISIVTVPANDEARTDTIKSKLAHGGLPSLPEFELLLREAGFSKTQSAVIANRGLQHLLRSESAGDLAAIEVVEALKSRPALSLPSF, translated from the coding sequence ATGAACCGAAAAGACCAATCGGTGGCGGTGAAGTACCGCTCATTCGACTACGACGTAAAGGCTGTCAGCGATGACGGCCTTTTTTCTGGGTACGGTTCCGTGTTTGGCGTGATCGACAGCTACAACGAAGTCGTTGCCCCGGGTGCGTTTCTGGAATCCATCGCCGATTTGAAGGCGAAGTCTCGATCGCTACCGGTTCTGTGGCAGCACCGTACTGCCGAGCCCATCGGTTCGTGGTCGATGGACACCTTGAAGGAGGACACCAAAGGCCTGTTTGGCGATGGCGAACTCTGGCTGGCTGACGCGCCGTATGCGCGCATCGCCATGCGAGGCATGAAGTCTCGATCTATCACCGGTCTCTCCATCGGCTACTACGTCCGTGAATCCAGCTTCGACGAGAAGACCCGGATCCGGACCCTGACCAAACTCGACTTGGTCGAGATTTCTATCGTGACTGTGCCGGCCAACGACGAGGCCCGAACCGACACCATCAAGTCGAAGCTGGCCCACGGCGGCCTGCCTTCACTTCCTGAATTTGAGCTGCTCCTGCGCGAGGCAGGCTTCTCGAAAACTCAGTCCGCGGTGATTGCCAATCGCGGACTGCAGCATCTGCTCCGGAGCGAGTCCGCGGGCGACCTGGCAGCAATTGAAGTGGTCGAGGCGCTCAAGTCGCGCCCAGCACTGTCCCTCCCTTCGTTTTGA
- a CDS encoding tyrosine-type recombinase/integrase, whose translation MTLAVAFSDAEIRRRADDPSAVLMRDPRHPGLYFRFTEARPRGTWSLVVRKKWNRIGAYPDLSAKAVLAALPDLRMQLAADPQAGATVSAWSTLGELLKWYADRMSRDRNLSDKRKATGKSAIACHLIPRVGDLPLADVRHGTLDTQLMWPLQETLSLEFVRLIFGLLVVACRQAHTLCLIPSNPMTGIKFSDFSKTKIKAKPARLRGVQIEALLSQLQDLWGREPQPAMLALMMLCHGTRIGETRKAQWSHISLAERTWYLPVGNTKTRVEHSLPLTDQVCTLLIRYRETQQANHYDGDCLFRSHSGKPLSEGQASAVFTGLGKGEWSSHDLRKLARTGWADLGIDFLIGEMLINHAMGHNVQAYIHTTVEERKRAALELWHAHLDQKGFALIHGLEGGRNENSVNALQATEHKACDPIQESTIGEV comes from the coding sequence ATGACTTTGGCCGTTGCCTTCTCCGACGCTGAGATTCGTCGCCGTGCCGATGATCCGTCAGCCGTGCTGATGCGCGACCCTCGCCACCCCGGCCTGTACTTCCGTTTCACCGAGGCGCGGCCACGCGGGACGTGGAGTTTGGTGGTGCGCAAGAAGTGGAACCGGATCGGGGCCTATCCCGATCTGTCGGCAAAGGCTGTGCTGGCCGCACTGCCTGATCTGCGCATGCAACTGGCTGCGGATCCGCAAGCCGGGGCGACCGTATCGGCATGGTCGACACTGGGCGAGCTGCTGAAGTGGTACGCCGACCGCATGAGCCGCGACCGCAACCTCTCCGACAAGCGCAAGGCCACGGGCAAGTCCGCGATCGCCTGCCACCTTATCCCGCGCGTGGGTGATTTGCCGCTGGCGGATGTGCGTCATGGCACCCTGGACACTCAGTTGATGTGGCCGCTTCAGGAGACGCTATCACTTGAGTTCGTCCGGCTGATCTTCGGCCTGCTTGTGGTCGCGTGCCGCCAGGCGCATACGCTGTGCCTGATCCCTTCCAACCCGATGACGGGCATCAAGTTCAGTGACTTCTCCAAGACCAAGATCAAGGCCAAACCGGCACGCCTTCGCGGTGTGCAGATCGAGGCGTTGCTCAGCCAGCTGCAGGATCTGTGGGGGAGGGAGCCACAACCGGCCATGCTCGCCTTGATGATGCTCTGCCACGGCACGCGCATCGGTGAAACCCGCAAAGCACAGTGGTCGCACATCAGCCTTGCCGAGCGCACCTGGTATCTGCCGGTGGGCAATACCAAGACCCGCGTCGAGCACTCGCTCCCACTGACCGATCAGGTCTGCACCCTTCTAATCCGGTACCGCGAGACGCAGCAGGCGAACCATTACGACGGTGATTGCCTGTTTCGCTCCCACAGCGGAAAACCGCTGAGCGAAGGCCAGGCCAGCGCCGTGTTCACCGGGCTAGGGAAGGGAGAGTGGAGCAGTCACGACCTGCGCAAGTTGGCCCGCACTGGCTGGGCAGACCTCGGCATCGACTTCCTGATCGGCGAGATGCTGATCAACCACGCCATGGGCCACAACGTGCAGGCCTACATCCACACCACCGTTGAGGAGCGCAAGCGCGCCGCCCTCGAACTGTGGCACGCCCATTTAGACCAGAAGGGTTTTGCCCTGATTCACGGGTTGGAGGGCGGTAGAAACGAAAATTCGGTAAATGCTCTACAAGCCACGGAACATAAGGCTTGCGACCCTATTCAAGAATCAACCATAGGCGAGGTTTAA